One genomic window of Acidobacteriota bacterium includes the following:
- a CDS encoding site-2 protease family protein, which produces MPNRQGSIRIFSYSGINVFLHWSWFVVAFYEINARGRSYSSVSWNVLEYLALFLIVTMHEFGHALACRQVGGAANQIVLWPLGGVAYVDPPPRPGATLWSIAAGPLVNVVLVPTLSILGWLGRSSGWSQANPNAHMLLRNIWWINLVLLIFNMLPVYPLDGGQILRSLLWFVLGRARSLMVAAIFGFVGVIGMVALAFWMQSVWTGVVAVFVLMNCWGGLLQARALSRLAKIPRRNGFACPWCKSEPPLGEFWKCAKCGASFDTFQTHGVCPQCSTQFPMTHCLDCRRAFPISEWMVSSIAPAKL; this is translated from the coding sequence ATGCCGAATCGCCAAGGCTCGATCCGCATCTTCAGCTATTCCGGAATAAATGTCTTTCTGCATTGGTCCTGGTTCGTAGTGGCCTTCTACGAGATCAACGCTCGGGGCAGATCCTATTCGTCCGTTAGCTGGAATGTGCTGGAGTACCTCGCGCTGTTTCTCATCGTGACCATGCATGAATTTGGCCATGCTCTCGCCTGTCGGCAGGTAGGAGGCGCGGCCAATCAGATCGTGCTCTGGCCTCTCGGCGGTGTCGCGTATGTCGACCCGCCACCGCGACCGGGCGCCACGCTCTGGAGCATCGCCGCCGGGCCGCTCGTGAACGTGGTGCTGGTTCCGACCCTGTCGATCCTGGGCTGGCTTGGGCGATCGTCCGGGTGGTCTCAGGCAAACCCCAATGCTCACATGCTGCTGCGCAACATCTGGTGGATCAACCTGGTCCTTCTGATCTTCAACATGCTGCCTGTCTATCCTCTCGACGGCGGGCAGATTCTTCGTTCACTGCTTTGGTTTGTCCTGGGACGCGCGCGCAGCCTGATGGTAGCCGCGATCTTTGGCTTTGTCGGTGTGATTGGGATGGTGGCCCTGGCGTTTTGGATGCAGTCGGTCTGGACCGGCGTCGTAGCGGTCTTTGTCCTCATGAATTGCTGGGGCGGACTGCTGCAGGCTCGAGCGTTATCGCGGCTGGCAAAGATTCCGCGTCGAAACGGGTTCGCCTGTCCCTGGTGCAAATCCGAGCCGCCCCTCGGTGAATTCTGGAAGTGCGCCAAGTGCGGCGCGTCATTCGACACCTTCCAGACGCACGGCGTTTGCCCGCAATGTTCGACCCAGTTTCCTATGACGCACTGCTTGGATTGTCGCCGGGCGTTTCCCATCAGCGAGTGGATGGTGTCGTCCATCGCGCCTGCAAAACTGTAA
- a CDS encoding carbohydrate binding family 9 domain-containing protein encodes MERFSRVVFSMTSRLPALLWLLMLATPLVARDDHAVAGHPEAFANLHIPKLEHGPVLADFLNMQPSPAFAGKMLKVEGFVQRDPKDGAPVSQKTEVYLGYTDRNLYIVCVCFDSEPSKIRARRARRELINEDDQFGIVLDTFHDKKHAVFFFVNPEGVQQDGIWSDQEPDLSFDMLWNSDAKLTAQGYLIWFEIPFKSLRFPASATQNWGLFFERDIRRNNEYSFYPHITSNAQGFLSQETVMDGLEKISPGRNMQFIPYASVRTFRDLDDRDPQNPHFHGKHIEPRLGLDSKVVIKDAFVLDATINPDFAQVESDEPQVTVNQRFEVFFPEKRPFFLENGSFFDTPIPLLFTRRIADPEYGVRLTGKLGPWALGALFADDKSPGGSVPPNDPLSGQRAYYTVLRVNRDIGKESTLGFIYTDREQGTVPLTLCLDTPCTVGSNRVAGIDTKIKLNSKWTAQAQAVFSHSKFNDGTHQGGPAYWAFVERSSRQLEFNSLYQDTAAHFATETGFFRRPDIRRFSNFARYSFRPEGKHLVSHGPGLFTINNWDHTGTRLEYFANANYRWNFQRQTVFGVFTNLGHERLRPVDFNTLAGNRDYAHRHSGFFFDNGYFKQVTLNGELGWGTDTNFDTAVGPPVLAGSSYAQIMATIRPVKGLTVDNTYLMTRLQDLKTGANIFNNHIIRSKWNYQFTRAFSLRVIGQYTATLSNPALTSLQNTKNLNADVLFTYLPHPGTAVYVGYNSNLQNLDRSLSVDPNGNLLHTRDSFINDGRQFFVKVSYLFRY; translated from the coding sequence ATGGAAAGGTTTTCTCGCGTTGTGTTCTCGATGACAAGTCGCCTGCCCGCACTCCTTTGGCTGCTGATGTTGGCCACACCCCTGGTGGCGCGTGACGATCACGCTGTAGCGGGGCATCCCGAGGCGTTTGCCAACCTGCACATTCCCAAACTGGAGCATGGTCCTGTGCTGGCCGATTTTCTGAACATGCAGCCTTCTCCCGCATTTGCCGGGAAGATGCTGAAAGTCGAAGGCTTCGTTCAGAGAGATCCCAAAGATGGTGCCCCGGTCTCGCAGAAGACGGAAGTGTATCTCGGGTATACCGACCGCAACCTCTACATAGTCTGTGTGTGCTTCGACTCGGAGCCCAGCAAAATTCGTGCCCGCAGGGCACGCCGCGAGCTGATTAACGAGGACGATCAATTCGGAATTGTTCTGGATACCTTCCACGATAAAAAACATGCTGTGTTTTTCTTCGTCAATCCAGAAGGTGTGCAGCAGGATGGCATCTGGAGCGATCAGGAGCCGGATCTTTCCTTCGACATGTTGTGGAACTCGGATGCCAAACTCACCGCGCAAGGGTATCTGATCTGGTTTGAGATACCCTTCAAGTCGCTGCGTTTTCCTGCGAGCGCTACACAAAATTGGGGGTTGTTCTTCGAGCGCGACATCAGGCGCAATAACGAATACTCGTTTTATCCGCACATTACCAGCAATGCCCAGGGCTTCTTGAGCCAGGAAACGGTTATGGACGGGCTGGAGAAGATTTCGCCCGGCCGGAACATGCAGTTCATTCCCTATGCATCCGTCCGCACCTTTCGCGATCTGGATGACCGCGACCCCCAGAATCCGCATTTCCACGGCAAGCACATTGAGCCACGCCTGGGTCTAGATTCGAAAGTTGTGATCAAGGACGCTTTCGTACTCGATGCCACGATCAACCCGGACTTTGCGCAGGTTGAGTCCGACGAACCGCAGGTTACGGTGAACCAGCGCTTCGAAGTATTCTTTCCGGAGAAACGCCCATTTTTTCTGGAGAACGGCAGCTTCTTCGACACTCCGATACCGTTGCTCTTCACACGGCGCATCGCCGATCCCGAATACGGCGTACGGCTCACCGGAAAACTGGGGCCATGGGCGCTGGGCGCGCTGTTTGCCGATGACAAGTCTCCGGGCGGAAGTGTTCCTCCCAACGATCCGCTGAGCGGCCAGAGGGCCTATTACACGGTACTGCGCGTGAATCGCGATATCGGGAAGGAATCGACCCTCGGATTCATCTACACCGACCGCGAACAAGGGACGGTGCCGCTCACGCTCTGTCTCGATACTCCCTGCACCGTAGGGTCAAACCGTGTCGCGGGAATCGATACCAAGATCAAGTTGAATTCCAAGTGGACCGCGCAGGCGCAGGCGGTGTTCTCCCACAGCAAATTCAACGATGGCACGCATCAAGGCGGACCAGCGTACTGGGCCTTTGTCGAACGCAGCTCCCGCCAGCTGGAATTTAACTCTCTGTACCAGGACACGGCTGCGCATTTTGCAACGGAAACGGGCTTCTTCCGCCGCCCGGACATCCGTCGGTTCAGCAATTTTGCGAGGTATTCATTCCGGCCTGAAGGGAAGCATCTGGTGTCGCACGGACCTGGGTTGTTCACCATCAATAACTGGGATCACACAGGCACTCGGCTGGAATACTTTGCCAACGCCAACTATCGCTGGAACTTTCAACGACAAACGGTCTTCGGTGTTTTCACCAATCTGGGCCATGAACGGCTGCGTCCAGTGGATTTCAACACGCTTGCAGGCAACCGCGATTACGCTCACCGCCATTCCGGTTTCTTCTTCGACAACGGGTACTTCAAACAGGTGACGCTCAACGGAGAACTGGGGTGGGGCACGGACACAAATTTTGACACCGCCGTGGGCCCGCCTGTCCTGGCCGGCTCCAGCTACGCGCAGATCATGGCCACCATCCGCCCGGTGAAGGGTCTCACCGTGGATAACACCTATCTAATGACGCGTCTGCAAGACCTGAAGACGGGAGCGAATATCTTCAACAACCACATCATCCGCTCGAAGTGGAACTATCAGTTCACACGCGCGTTTTCGTTGCGTGTCATCGGACAGTACACCGCCACCCTGAGCAATCCCGCGTTGACCTCTCTGCAGAATACGAAAAACCTGAATGCTGATGTCCTGTTTACCTATCTGCCTCATCCCGGGACAGCGGTTTACGTGGGCTACAACAGCAATCTTCAGAATCTGGATCGCTCCCTCAGCGTTGATCCCAATGGAAACCTGTTGCACACACGGGACAGCTTCATCAACGATGGAAGGCAATTCTTCGTGAAGGTCTCGTATCTGTTCCGCTACTAG
- a CDS encoding NUDIX domain-containing protein, which yields MGASRTTRSTLPLRVAAVCYRRRNSHAEFLLVNTNGGSKWTFPKGMPEDDLSHSQAAEREAMEEAGATGIIEPRHFHIYTYSKGVFWQNGGVQEYAVKAFLMEVQRTRNPEEPFRNPTWFAPEEARVTLAKGREVKYARELQTVVDRALDHLGIARLVAAR from the coding sequence ATGGGTGCGTCTCGAACAACCCGATCCACACTGCCGCTGCGGGTGGCGGCGGTTTGCTATCGCCGGCGCAACTCACACGCTGAGTTTCTTTTGGTGAACACCAACGGTGGCAGCAAGTGGACGTTCCCAAAAGGCATGCCTGAAGACGATCTATCTCACAGCCAGGCCGCAGAACGCGAGGCCATGGAAGAAGCGGGCGCTACAGGAATCATCGAGCCGCGACACTTCCACATTTACACCTACTCGAAAGGCGTCTTCTGGCAGAACGGAGGCGTGCAGGAGTACGCCGTCAAGGCCTTCCTCATGGAGGTGCAGCGCACACGCAATCCTGAGGAACCCTTTCGCAATCCCACCTGGTTTGCCCCCGAAGAAGCGCGTGTCACGCTCGCTAAGGGCAGGGAAGTGAAATACGCTCGCGAACTCCAGACCGTGGTCGATCGAGCCCTGGACCACCTGGGCATTGCCCGCCTCGTCGCCGCTCGCTAG
- a CDS encoding SAM-dependent methyltransferase: MSLREQIEQEIRARGPIPFSRYMQICLYDPVAGYYSRNAEQFGKAGDFYTSSDVHAVFARLLTRQFEKMWRTLDRPPEIEILELGPGRGLFARDVLDWSRKKFPEFFAALRYTLQESSPGLRTKLHENLRDFIAAGKVTIGEGQPESVQRTTPHDVPMIVFANEFFDALPVEILTQQGKLYLGIENTRLREMWLAPTKDEFEYLDCYGVHPEPGERIEVPRLSQSWTKSIADSMSRGFVVVIDYGYTRAQQLAGHHRGTLMAYRRHSATGDPYQSPGDQDLTAHVNFTAVAAAASAQGMEVQPLRTQSQFLMSLGEENQFADAFEDCRLPQERAKVALQLKHLITPSGMGETFHVLIASRGQISSRATR; encoded by the coding sequence ATGTCACTCCGCGAACAGATCGAACAGGAAATCCGCGCGCGCGGCCCGATCCCGTTCTCTCGCTACATGCAAATCTGTTTGTACGATCCTGTCGCCGGATACTACTCCCGCAATGCAGAGCAGTTCGGTAAAGCGGGAGACTTCTACACGTCAAGCGACGTGCATGCAGTCTTCGCGCGGCTGCTGACCCGTCAATTCGAAAAAATGTGGCGTACCCTCGACCGTCCGCCAGAGATTGAAATACTCGAACTTGGCCCTGGCCGCGGCCTGTTCGCCCGCGACGTGCTGGACTGGTCACGCAAGAAGTTTCCTGAGTTCTTTGCAGCTCTTCGCTACACATTGCAGGAGTCTTCGCCCGGTTTACGGACGAAACTGCACGAAAACCTGCGAGACTTCATCGCGGCCGGCAAAGTTACGATTGGGGAAGGCCAGCCAGAATCCGTCCAACGCACCACGCCGCACGATGTTCCCATGATTGTCTTCGCTAATGAATTTTTCGACGCCCTTCCCGTCGAAATATTGACCCAGCAAGGCAAGCTTTACCTGGGCATCGAAAACACTCGCCTGCGCGAAATGTGGCTCGCGCCAACGAAGGATGAATTCGAATACCTCGATTGCTATGGAGTGCATCCGGAACCCGGTGAGCGTATCGAAGTGCCGCGTCTCTCGCAGTCGTGGACGAAGTCTATTGCCGACTCGATGTCGCGAGGTTTCGTCGTGGTGATCGACTACGGCTATACCCGCGCCCAGCAACTCGCTGGACATCATCGCGGAACTCTCATGGCCTATCGACGTCATTCCGCCACCGGCGATCCGTATCAATCTCCCGGCGATCAGGATCTCACTGCCCACGTGAATTTCACTGCGGTCGCCGCGGCCGCCAGCGCCCAGGGAATGGAAGTTCAACCGCTCCGCACGCAGTCGCAATTCCTGATGAGTCTGGGCGAAGAGAATCAGTTTGCGGATGCCTTTGAAGACTGCCGGCTACCCCAGGAGCGCGCCAAAGTAGCGCTTCAACTCAAACACCTCATCACGCCATCGGGGATGGGCGAGACCTTTCATGTCCTGATCGCAAGTCGTGGCCAAATCTCATCACGTGCCACCCGCTAG
- a CDS encoding ABC transporter permease: MVLELGHQAYNALKYNRRRSVLTMLGMAWGIATVVLLLAYGAGFERGLWVAFRSFGTNLIFIFPGRTSLQAGGTKAGAEVKLTVNDLDYLQAEVPLIKRLSPETSKQSTAGYGTRSGSYSVSGVYPYYSRMRKMDVEFGTFFTELDENTHTRVAVLGSDVKRKLFSGQNALGEKVRVDGISYEVIGILKHAVQNGDDDMNNKIYIPFSAMSDIKNTYYLNAVVMEYEGDHEKVATAIRQSMAFHHEFDPKDKRAIFVFDVIADLLDLRIITTGIKILLGFIGLLTLGIGGVGLMNIMLVSVTQRTREIGVEKALGARSWHILFQFLAEALVITLLGGLAGVVLAYIVSWSVGSLTLWSAFMENASEGDIHLTIDSTTLIASTLILGFVGVISGMLPAIKASRLDPIEALRYE, encoded by the coding sequence ATGGTCCTCGAACTCGGACATCAGGCCTACAACGCGCTCAAGTACAATCGCCGCCGCAGCGTTCTTACGATGCTCGGCATGGCGTGGGGGATTGCGACCGTGGTGCTGCTCCTCGCCTATGGAGCCGGGTTCGAGCGCGGGTTGTGGGTCGCGTTCCGCTCGTTTGGGACAAACCTGATTTTCATTTTCCCGGGACGCACTTCACTGCAGGCCGGAGGCACCAAGGCTGGGGCCGAAGTGAAACTGACCGTCAACGACCTCGACTATCTGCAAGCCGAAGTGCCGTTGATCAAACGGCTCTCTCCAGAAACGTCCAAGCAGAGCACGGCGGGCTACGGGACCCGTAGCGGCAGTTACAGCGTGAGCGGTGTGTATCCCTACTATTCGCGCATGCGCAAAATGGACGTGGAGTTTGGCACGTTTTTTACTGAACTGGACGAAAACACGCATACGCGGGTTGCGGTGCTCGGCTCCGACGTAAAGAGGAAGCTCTTCTCCGGCCAGAACGCATTAGGCGAAAAGGTGCGTGTCGACGGAATCTCCTATGAAGTCATCGGCATTCTGAAGCACGCGGTTCAGAATGGTGACGATGACATGAACAATAAGATTTACATCCCGTTCAGCGCCATGAGTGACATCAAGAACACCTATTACCTGAACGCGGTTGTGATGGAGTACGAAGGCGATCATGAAAAAGTGGCCACCGCGATCCGGCAGTCGATGGCTTTTCATCACGAGTTCGACCCGAAGGACAAGCGCGCGATATTTGTGTTCGACGTGATCGCGGACCTGCTTGACTTGCGCATCATCACGACCGGAATCAAAATATTGCTCGGCTTCATCGGCCTTCTGACCCTCGGCATCGGAGGCGTTGGCCTGATGAACATCATGCTGGTTTCCGTGACCCAGCGTACCCGCGAGATCGGCGTCGAAAAAGCCCTCGGAGCACGAAGCTGGCATATTCTTTTCCAGTTCCTGGCGGAAGCACTGGTGATCACACTGCTCGGCGGACTTGCTGGCGTTGTGCTGGCTTATATCGTTTCGTGGTCGGTGGGTTCACTCACGCTCTGGAGCGCCTTCATGGAAAACGCCAGCGAAGGCGACATCCATCTGACCATTGATTCCACCACCCTGATTGCCTCAACGCTGATCCTGGGATTTGTCGGTGTCATCAGTGGCATGCTGCCTGCGATCAAGGCCTCCCGCCTCGATCCTATTGAAGCGCTGCGCTACGAATAA
- a CDS encoding ABC transporter permease, with protein sequence MRMLIEIVRQSLATLWAHKMRSFLTMFGIAWGVGSLLLLVGLGEGFRSGQTRQLATLGQDIMFMFPGRIPAVAGNSLSGRSYHFTYQDYLAIRRDAHSLKNISPVLNREDIRAVSDFGTTNGQIFGIAPEYNQIRNVPVGTGRWFNEEDNTEGRRVAVVGWELLKNIFPGGNEAVGSTVLLNGSRFEIIGVVAKVGQDGNNGTNARIFIPIETMRGLFPLKEQNSEDAISFLNYRPTTPAQHLQARNELHDIIARRHGFDPKLEDSFGDWDTIENNQKVGKIFDAMDWFLGVVGVVTLGLGGIGIINIMLVSVTERTREIGLRKALGATHRAILTQFFVEGAFLTALSGGIGLLVVGGFVSLLAMLPAPEGFDTPRIVPASAVVAILSLAVAGIAAGLYPARQAALLQPVEALRQE encoded by the coding sequence ATGCGAATGCTCATTGAGATCGTCCGCCAGTCGTTGGCCACCTTGTGGGCACACAAGATGCGCTCGTTTCTGACCATGTTCGGAATCGCCTGGGGGGTTGGTTCCCTGTTGCTTTTGGTCGGTCTGGGTGAGGGCTTCCGTAGCGGACAGACTCGCCAGCTCGCCACTCTCGGACAGGACATCATGTTCATGTTCCCGGGACGCATCCCGGCGGTCGCGGGCAATTCGCTTTCTGGACGCAGTTACCACTTCACCTATCAGGATTATCTGGCGATACGGCGCGATGCCCACTCCTTAAAGAATATTTCTCCAGTTTTGAACCGCGAGGATATCCGGGCTGTCAGCGACTTCGGTACCACCAATGGGCAGATCTTTGGAATCGCCCCCGAATATAACCAGATTCGCAATGTCCCCGTCGGCACGGGGCGCTGGTTCAACGAGGAAGACAACACCGAAGGACGACGGGTCGCGGTAGTCGGCTGGGAATTGCTGAAAAACATTTTCCCAGGGGGCAATGAGGCGGTGGGTTCAACCGTCCTGCTGAACGGCTCGCGTTTTGAAATTATTGGCGTGGTCGCCAAAGTCGGTCAGGACGGCAATAACGGGACGAATGCCCGCATCTTTATCCCGATCGAAACCATGCGCGGCCTGTTTCCGCTGAAGGAACAGAACTCCGAAGATGCAATCTCATTTCTGAACTATCGTCCAACCACGCCCGCGCAACATCTCCAGGCCCGGAACGAACTGCACGACATCATCGCTCGACGCCACGGGTTCGATCCCAAGCTGGAAGACTCCTTTGGCGACTGGGACACAATCGAAAACAACCAGAAAGTCGGCAAGATATTCGATGCCATGGACTGGTTTCTGGGAGTGGTCGGCGTCGTGACACTCGGCCTCGGCGGAATCGGCATCATCAACATCATGCTGGTATCGGTCACCGAACGCACCCGTGAAATTGGCTTGCGCAAAGCTCTCGGCGCAACCCACCGCGCGATCCTGACCCAGTTCTTCGTCGAGGGAGCATTCCTGACCGCGTTAAGCGGCGGTATAGGACTGCTCGTAGTCGGCGGCTTTGTTTCACTCCTCGCGATGTTGCCGGCGCCCGAAGGATTTGATACGCCGCGCATCGTACCAGCGTCCGCAGTGGTCGCCATTCTCTCGTTAGCGGTTGCGGGCATTGCGGCAGGACTTTATCCAGCGCGCCAGGCGGCATTGTTGCAGCCTGTAGAAGCGCTGCGCCAGGAGTAA
- a CDS encoding DUF2911 domain-containing protein, with translation MLATLCGLSSAQSFVLDLPRPSQGAKITQRVGITDVTISYHRPLVNNRKVWDGLVPYGKVWRAGANENTTITFSDPVMIEGKPLDKGTYGLHMIPTADDWTIIFSKNSTSWGAFTYDQAEDALRVNVKPQAAEMHNALTYDFDQLTASSAVAVLEWEKVAVPFKISVDVHEVVQASLKKQLRNLSQYTWISGDDAANYLLAEKVALDDALKYVDASITNEERYDNEMTRSNVLAALNRKDEAAAAEKKALALANPLQMHTYARNLQGQKRADDAYAIFRDNAKKHPEMWFTHAGMARVLSGQGKFDDAAKEMKIALEKAPDNQKTYVDGLVKKLESKQDINQ, from the coding sequence ATGTTAGCGACGTTGTGCGGACTCAGCTCCGCACAGTCTTTCGTGTTGGACCTGCCGCGGCCCAGCCAAGGCGCAAAGATCACGCAACGGGTCGGCATCACCGACGTCACGATTTCTTATCACCGTCCGCTGGTCAACAATCGCAAAGTCTGGGACGGCCTGGTTCCCTACGGGAAAGTCTGGCGTGCTGGGGCCAACGAAAATACCACGATCACATTCAGCGATCCGGTCATGATCGAGGGCAAGCCGCTCGACAAAGGGACTTACGGCCTGCACATGATCCCCACCGCCGACGATTGGACGATTATCTTTTCGAAGAATTCGACTTCCTGGGGCGCCTTCACCTATGACCAGGCCGAGGATGCGCTGCGCGTCAACGTCAAGCCGCAAGCGGCCGAAATGCACAATGCATTGACCTACGATTTCGACCAGTTGACTGCTAGTTCCGCGGTGGCCGTCCTGGAGTGGGAGAAGGTCGCGGTTCCGTTCAAAATCAGCGTCGACGTTCATGAAGTGGTGCAGGCAAGCCTAAAGAAACAACTCCGTAACCTGTCGCAGTACACCTGGATCAGCGGCGACGACGCGGCGAATTATCTGCTCGCGGAGAAAGTTGCGCTCGACGATGCCCTCAAGTATGTCGACGCGTCGATTACGAACGAAGAACGCTACGACAACGAGATGACCAGATCGAACGTGCTCGCGGCACTCAACCGCAAGGATGAAGCAGCTGCAGCAGAAAAGAAAGCTCTGGCATTGGCAAACCCCTTGCAAATGCACACCTATGCCCGCAACCTGCAAGGACAAAAGCGCGCGGACGACGCGTATGCAATATTCCGCGACAACGCCAAGAAGCACCCCGAGATGTGGTTCACTCATGCCGGGATGGCTCGCGTGTTGTCAGGCCAAGGAAAATTCGATGACGCGGCGAAGGAAATGAAGATCGCGCTGGAAAAAGCGCCTGACAATCAGAAAACTTACGTTGACGGACTGGTGAAGAAACTGGAATCGAAGCAGGACATCAATCAATAG